The Victivallis sp. Marseille-Q1083 DNA window CGCCCAAAACGTCACCGCAATCCGCCGGTTCCGGCAGTTGTTGATCCCTCTGGATGCCGCCAATGCCGCCAATGACGGCTCACGGTTGCAGGCGCTTCTGCCGGCGGCGCTGAAACAGCGCGAACTGCTGGAAAGGCAAGGTGTGGATACCTCCGAATTCAACGGTTACTTCAGGACGCTGGAACTCTTCGCCGCCCGCCGCAATCCGGAGGTGACGCTTCCAATCTGCGCCGATCAGATCGACATCGCCGCTTTGACGCCGGAAATCCTGAACAGGTGCACGGCATTCGAGCTGGTCAACAATATGGCGTCGGAAACGGAATTGCTGAAAACCGAAGTCCGCGGCGGCATTTTCGGCAATCGGCTGCTGCTGGTTTTCGATATGGAACGGCCGGCGCTGGATCAGGTGGCAATGCCGCCGGAGGATGAGCGCGACGGCGAAATCTATCACAATCCGGAGCTGGTGGAAATTTTTCTTCAACCGCGCAGTCCGGGCAGTTACGTCCACTTCTCGTTCGATGTGTTCGGCCACCGCGGCATTGAAATCAACCGGGGCGACAACCGGGACTGGCAGCCGGATTTCCAGATCCGGATCGAACGGCAGGCCGACTCCTGGCGCGGCATTGTCGCGATGCCGCTGGCGGAACTGGAAATGGTCAATCCGATCACTCCGGCCGAAAACATCAATTGGCGTTTCAACCTGTTGCGGACTCCCGCCCAGAGTCCGGTCGCCGCCTTCTCGCCGTTGAACGGTTTCAGCGCCCATACGCCGCAACTGTTCGGCGTGATGAAATTCAAGGACTGCCGCTAGAAGAAAGAATTTTCACTGATCCCGCCGGCCTCGTCAGATGCCGAGCAGCCGGCGGTCGATTTTCACCACCGCTTTTTTCACTTTGGCCGGTTCCCGGCAGGCGATACACGGCATATGCGGCTCTTCCGGCAGCAATAAGATGAAGTTGCCCGGATAGAGCGGCAGGGCATAAGCGCCTTCCGGCTTGAACTCCAACAGCGCACAATCGCTGCTCTCCGAATACGGCTGCCGACCCGCCAGGCCGGCGCCGGCCCGGCAGAAAATGCGTTCCGAACCGTCAAGCACCAGTTGGATATCCAGGTAGCGCCGGTGCAGCTCCAGGCAATTGGCCGGAGCTTCCAGCGGTTTGGTCTGATACTCCTGGACGTTGACGAACAGCTCCTCGCCCTGCAGCGGGTACCGCCCCGGAGCCAGTTCGGCCGTCAGATCGGAAATGAACGCAAACAGTTGCTGCCAGAATTCGTATTTTTCGAAACGATACAAATGGAAATTTTCGCAAAAATCGTAAATCATCCTTTTCTGCTCCCGGTTAAAAGAAAAATGTTATTTTCATCCCGGCCCGTTCCCGGGCGATCGCCGCATTGACGGCCTGGCGGATTCTGCCGGCCAGCAACTCCTTCCGCAAGGATTCCCGTACCGCTTCCAGCGGCAGGTAGGCGGCCGGCCGGCGCCGGTCGAGCCGAACCCAGACGATCGCCTCGGGCAGCTCCAACACGGCATAACTGCCGTCCCGCTCCAGGCGCGCCACCGCGTCGAGGACCGCCGGCTCGCGGCGCAGTACCGCCAATTGCGCTTCGCCGGGCTGCGGATAATCCGTTGCGATGCTTTCAAAACTTTCCAATTGACGCAAACGGGCATCGATCGCACTGCGGTTTTTTTCCTGCAGTTGCGCCGCCGCCTCTCCGGAGCGCGGCAGCACCAGCAACGAAAACTCCGCCGCCACCGGCTGCAGAAAACGCTGCTGGTTTTCCCGGTAGAAATTTTCCACCTCTTCCGGCGCCATTGTCAGTTTCTCCTGGAATTCCCGCCGGATCCACAGCAGCGCCGCCACCTGAAACTGCTTGCGCGGGTCGGTCGCCATCCGTTCGATCAGCCGGTCCCGCGCCTCCGGCGCCATCAAACGCGGATTCCCTTCCAGCTTCAAGGTCTCCCAGACGTTCATCAACTCCCGCCGCACCAGCTCCGGCGACGGTTCCAACTCGGTGCCGTGCAGAATCCGGCGTACCGCTTCCTCGTCCAGCAATTCATAGACGATCTTGCGGATCAATTCGGTAAACTGGTCGTCGTTGAGCTTCACGACCACCTCCGGCGCCACTTCGCTCAACCGTTCGGCCACCATCGCCCGCGTGATGTCCCTGCCGTCGATCGACGCCAGCGGTTCGGAAAATTTCGCCAGCGCCGCCGGCCATTCGATGCCGGACAACATCCCGGCCGCGCCGGCCCACAGCAACAGCAGTATGACCAACTTCGCCATCAACGGCTCAACAATTGTTTTCTTTCCGCCGGCGCCAACTGGGAAGCCCGGTTTTCCGGCAACGTTTCACTGTAACGGTACAACGCTTCCAGCGTATCGGCCAATGTGTCCCCGGCCCGGCGGCAGTCCGCCAGATCGGCTCCGAGGCTGAACAGCGCCTCCCGGCGCTCCTGCCGGTTCATCCGGACCTGGCGCGCCGCCGACTTCTTCAAAATTGCCTCCAGCGGTTTGGCCGGCGGATAACCGGCCCGCAATTCGTCCAGCACGGCGATCGCGTTG harbors:
- a CDS encoding peptidyl-prolyl cis-trans isomerase, encoding MAKLVILLLLWAGAAGMLSGIEWPAALAKFSEPLASIDGRDITRAMVAERLSEVAPEVVVKLNDDQFTELIRKIVYELLDEEAVRRILHGTELEPSPELVRRELMNVWETLKLEGNPRLMAPEARDRLIERMATDPRKQFQVAALLWIRREFQEKLTMAPEEVENFYRENQQRFLQPVAAEFSLLVLPRSGEAAAQLQEKNRSAIDARLRQLESFESIATDYPQPGEAQLAVLRREPAVLDAVARLERDGSYAVLELPEAIVWVRLDRRRPAAYLPLEAVRESLRKELLAGRIRQAVNAAIARERAGMKITFFF
- a CDS encoding YhcH/YjgK/YiaL family protein; the protein is MIYDFCENFHLYRFEKYEFWQQLFAFISDLTAELAPGRYPLQGEELFVNVQEYQTKPLEAPANCLELHRRYLDIQLVLDGSERIFCRAGAGLAGRQPYSESSDCALLEFKPEGAYALPLYPGNFILLLPEEPHMPCIACREPAKVKKAVVKIDRRLLGI